In one Methanothermobacter sp. genomic region, the following are encoded:
- the cfbB gene encoding Ni-sirohydrochlorin a,c-diamide synthase, translating to MRLVLAGTGSAVGKTTIATGIMRALSDRGIQPFKVGPDYIDPSYHTMATGNISRNLDSFFMTDAQIREAFTRAMKISGARMGIIEGVRGLYEGISATGDTGSTASVAKALKAPVVLIINSRSLVKSAAAMVLGFRSLDPEVKIRGVILNQVKNRRHYLKTKEAVEELTGTEVVGGIPRSAELEVEQRHLGLVPAVEREQIASYIERWGSAMEEYLDLEALEDIMASAGKIDGNREPLWRRENKRKVKIGVAFDEAFNFYYRENIEALEDNGASVVYFSPLHDEELPDVDAVYIGGGYPEVFAGELESNRSMRMSVRRFHADGRPIFGECGGLMYLMRSIDGREMCGVFPYDAEMTKKVQGLSYVISEAVSDNLITGEGDVFRGHEFHYSRVSVTGDAQFAFRVLRGRGIMDYMDGITSGSALASYVHIHAASCPNFAANFTRNAWELQDEV from the coding sequence GACCACCATAGCGACCGGGATAATGAGGGCACTCTCCGATAGGGGCATCCAGCCCTTCAAGGTGGGTCCGGACTACATAGACCCATCATATCATACCATGGCCACAGGCAACATCTCAAGGAACCTCGACTCCTTCTTCATGACAGATGCCCAGATAAGGGAGGCCTTCACAAGGGCAATGAAGATATCAGGGGCCAGAATGGGTATAATAGAGGGTGTTAGGGGACTGTATGAGGGTATAAGTGCAACCGGGGACACTGGAAGTACAGCTTCAGTTGCAAAGGCCCTTAAGGCCCCGGTGGTTCTCATAATAAATTCGAGAAGCCTTGTTAAAAGCGCGGCGGCCATGGTGCTGGGTTTCAGGTCCCTTGATCCTGAGGTTAAAATCAGGGGGGTTATCCTGAACCAGGTTAAGAACAGGAGGCACTACCTCAAGACAAAGGAGGCTGTGGAGGAACTCACAGGCACTGAGGTGGTGGGGGGAATACCAAGGAGCGCAGAACTGGAGGTTGAGCAGAGGCACCTTGGACTTGTACCTGCCGTTGAAAGGGAGCAGATAGCATCCTACATTGAGAGGTGGGGCAGTGCAATGGAGGAGTACCTGGACCTTGAGGCCCTTGAGGATATAATGGCATCTGCGGGGAAAATTGATGGGAACAGGGAACCCCTCTGGCGGAGGGAGAACAAAAGGAAGGTTAAAATAGGCGTGGCATTTGATGAGGCCTTTAACTTTTATTACAGGGAGAACATAGAGGCACTTGAGGATAACGGGGCTTCAGTTGTCTACTTCAGCCCCCTCCATGATGAGGAGCTTCCTGATGTTGACGCGGTATACATAGGGGGCGGCTACCCTGAGGTATTTGCAGGGGAACTTGAATCCAACAGATCCATGAGGATGTCGGTGAGGAGGTTTCACGCAGACGGCAGACCCATCTTCGGGGAATGTGGCGGCCTGATGTACCTGATGAGGTCCATTGATGGGCGCGAGATGTGTGGTGTGTTCCCCTACGATGCTGAGATGACAAAAAAGGTCCAGGGACTGAGCTACGTGATCTCTGAGGCGGTCTCTGACAACCTGATAACAGGGGAGGGGGATGTGTTCAGGGGGCATGAATTCCACTACTCAAGGGTCTCAGTCACCGGAGATGCGCAATTTGCCTTCAGGGTGCTCAGGGGAAGGGGCATAATGGACTACATGGATGGAATAACCTCTGGATCGGCCCTTGCAAGTTACGTGCACATACATGCAGCATCATGCCCCAACTTTGCCGCGAACTTCACAAGGAATGCATGGGAGCTCCAGGATGAGGTTTGA